From a single Bacillus gobiensis genomic region:
- a CDS encoding IreB family regulatory phosphoprotein: MSSYDKTMKFNFSDDSAETHVDEVLLTVYDALQEKGYNPINQIVGYLLSGDPAYIPRHRDARNLIRKLERDELIEELVKSYLQQNKEA; the protein is encoded by the coding sequence TTGAGCTCGTATGATAAGACGATGAAATTTAACTTTTCTGACGATTCGGCTGAAACCCACGTGGACGAGGTGCTGCTCACCGTTTATGATGCCCTTCAAGAAAAAGGGTACAATCCGATCAACCAAATTGTGGGATACTTATTATCAGGGGACCCTGCGTATATCCCAAGGCACCGAGACGCCAGAAACCTGATTCGTAAGCTTGAAAGAGATGAACTGATTGAAGAGCTTGTGAAATCGTACTTACAACAGAATAAAGAGGCATAA